gtaataatgtatttagattatttctatgtatgtttaccaaaaaaaaattgctacgacattcggctgttacctatatcaCAATCATTAGCTTGCTtgccgtaggaacagacgaccgtatgtgtatgttataagacataaaaaaataataattattgtgcaCATTTATACAAGAGTTAATTGTACGTGTAAGTACTTAGAAGTTTAAAGTAGTTTAAggtataataaattgttatgcCTCATTTAAACACAaagcaatgttttatttttaataatacagatTTCAGTAAAAGTAAAGCTGTTTCAATTTATTgataacaaagtaaaaaataaacagacatgtttctttttctttgtaatacaaataaaagctGAAATATAACCTAATTCATTTTGTAGATCGTTCTAGTTTGGAGAggtagaaaataattaaaagtgaaCGTTAAGGCCGCCTTTGTAAATCTGTCACCATTCTTATTTGATTTTTGTGATGAATTAAGAATCtcatacataaaattctcgtgtcacaatgttagttatcatattcctccgaaacggcaggaccgatttttatgaaattgtgtgtgcatatcgggtaggtctgagaatcagccaacatctatttttcatacctctaaattataagggggaatgattaagggggttaataacatatatggcaaaacaacttttgcggggtcaattagtaataatatacaatagagttattattttttataaaagcttCTCCATTTACCATGACATTACTGAAATATTCCGTACTCTTGTGAAACTAATAAAGTCATTACATCAAacgaattaatttataatttagtgTAACTACgacgttaatattttttatttactgattGTGTTAGGGTGAGTATAATATTgggtttttaaattaacaaataaagaggatatttaaaagaaaacatgAAATAATTAACGACATTGCCTTTATTAAACTTTGGTATCTACTATATTTGTACTATTTACAAAGTGACAGCTACAAGTAACATCTTAGAAAcgataaaacattatttacaattaattaaaattaacaataacacTAAAAGTAATCTTAATAAAACTCTTTGGTTTCTTTTACAATCTTTGGTTTGTTTTATACATCTTTggttattttgtgttttatgcAAGTGCTGcatctatataaaattataactttgagTTAACAGTTTTGTaacgaaaaatatttcattttattccaatttcaaataattattttaataactgaaACAAATTTTATTCTAATCAATAACGGAAATATCAAGTGCTTTTGTTAAGTACTAGAACGATATTTTGTTTTCTCATTCTtcacttgtttttttatatcaaatttcGTCAGATATGGGCAGTGAAGTCAATTCTCTATTTCGATATTGCTAGCCATACTTTCATTGCTATTTTCATTCACATCGACTAGGGCTTTACCCTTATCGGTAAGTCTATCATCCTTCATCGAACTCTCACCAAACTCCTTACTATCAACACATGTTTCATGACCCCTATCCGTCTCACAAGGGATCGGCATACCAAAAGCGGGATGACCGGGATAATACATATAAGATAATGGGATATTCGGATAATTGACCCCTAAATGCGGACCGTATAGAGATTGTAACACCGCTTGATTGTACGATTCCTGTAAAAGCGCTTTGTATTCTGGATTCTTGGCGAAATCGACTCCGTAAACACCAGCAAAGTGCTTCAATATCGGCGAGCCTTCTAGAAGATTCGGTGGCGTGAACAGCGCTGGGTTTAAAGCCTTACCGATTATGGGCGCCTGGTACTTTAAATCTGGTAAACTTGGCTGCCCATTGTTATTGACTAGGACTTTGACTGCAACTTTTCTCGCGTGATTCGCAGCCGCAGCGGCCGCAGCCAGCATACCACTTTCCTGCATTTGTAATTGTTTTCGCTTCGTTTTATACCGTCGATTCTGAAACCATATTTTGACTTGCGTCTCAGTAAGCTTGAGACTTACAGCTAAGTCTGCCCTTTCTGGACCAGATAGGTATCTCTGTTGGCTGAAACGTCGTTCTAATTCGTAGACTTGTGCGTGGGAGAAGGCGGCTCTAGATCGCTTCTTTCTGCCGTTGTTCTGTGAGTATTCGATGGGTGTGTAGTTTGGGGAGTGCATGATACGATGGTCGGGTGGCGGGGTGGAGCACTTCCTGTCATAGTGGAGGTTGAAAGGTTTGTAGCTAATTTCTGAGTTGGGAGAAGAGTTCGCCCGACGTCCCGGAGAGCCCGTATTTGACGATCTTGAGTCATAGTCATCTGGAACAAGCATTGAGTGTTATATTGTTGTATATAAAGATTTGCTTGATGAATGACctgaattatttttgttaatactaatatgacaattaatttattaatttactgtgGATAAACACGGATTATTTACGTGTACATGTAGAGTATTACAAATGAAGAAAGGGGCTTAATTGAgtaatatttatcttatttagaTACAATATACCTACTATCAGCTTATGAAACAATACatcagatattatttttaaaacaaagcacatatataaaatactctgatttttaaaattatatgtgtattaataGCACTATCTGTTATAAGACTCGTTTGTGTTTGTATTATTCATTACAATGTCACATTTGTCATTCAAATATacgcttatttaaaaaaatattatgtcgcGTTCACAGAAGTGAAAGAATCTAACACACAATTATTGTGTCACGCCATTGGCGTATAAAGACACCTCCACAATGGATCCATTACGCAAATTGTTGGCATTAGAGAAAATACGAACAAACTAACAGTATTTTTGCGTGCCTTTTGTTACAGCTTTTGATATTTATGGTCGAACCAAATGTTTTGTAAATGTCTTAATATTGTGATATATTTGAGGGAATCTaccaaaaacaaattaaaattcgtTCAGTTCAAATTAACGAGTTTAGTTTGTAATGacttttgattttcatttaaattcttttacaaaatatttagtgatatt
The Melitaea cinxia chromosome 23, ilMelCinx1.1, whole genome shotgun sequence DNA segment above includes these coding regions:
- the LOC123665182 gene encoding homeobox protein bagpipe is translated as MESKFKNFKNSLSVQDCEKTNLTLTTPFSINDILTKENETKCNFENGIFCSSGFGGKANFINKPASYKEDDYQKKEVVEKSIKYYDDCNFRDYADDGALDMSRKNSFPVTELSDDYDSRSSNTGSPGRRANSSPNSEISYKPFNLHYDRKCSTPPPDHRIMHSPNYTPIEYSQNNGRKKRSRAAFSHAQVYELERRFSQQRYLSGPERADLAVSLKLTETQVKIWFQNRRYKTKRKQLQMQESGMLAAAAAAANHARKVAVKVLVNNNGQPSLPDLKYQAPIIGKALNPALFTPPNLLEGSPILKHFAGVYGVDFAKNPEYKALLQESYNQAVLQSLYGPHLGVNYPNIPLSYMYYPGHPAFGMPIPCETDRGHETCVDSKEFGESSMKDDRLTDKGKALVDVNENSNESMASNIEIEN